From the genome of Pseudomonadota bacterium:
TTCGTGATCTGATGGCGTGCGAAGACTGGCCGCTTGACGCGCAAGAGCGCGACGCGCTGTTGGCGTTTCAAAGTAAGGTGGTGGCACGAGCGAACCGATGCGTTCTGACAACACCCGGCGCCACCCGCCACTATGCCGCACTTCATCCTGATGAACCTGAGAAGAAGTTTGTGTGCTTACCCAATGGTTACGACGAATCCTCTTTTCGCGATGTCACGGCGGCCAAGGCCGACAAAACGAATCGGATTGTGCTGTTGCACGCCGGAATCTTATATCCCTCTGAACGAGACCCGCGGCCGTTTTTTGAAGCGTTGGCGTCGATGAAACAGCAACAGAAAATAAGTCATGAGAATTTCTGTGTGCGTTTGCGAGCCACTGGGCACGATGCGCACTACACGCCAATGCTCGCGCAATATGGTATCCAGGATCTGGTCGAGCTGGCGCCGCCACTACCGTACAAGCAGGTGCTCAATGAAATGATCGCGAGCACGGGGCTGTTGATTTTTCAGGCGGCTAATTGCAATGAACAGATCCCAGCGAAACTGTATGAGTATTTTCGCGCAGGTCGTCCAATTGTTGCGTTGACTGACGCGCATGGGGATACCGCGGCGACTATTCGCGAAGAAAATGCGGGAGTCATCGCTCAGATCGACGACGCGCGCGAAATCGAAGCTGCGCTGGACCGTTTTATTGCCGATGCGCAAAACGGCGCATTGAGTGTCATGCCACCCGATCGTGTGACGCACTATTCACGTGAGCACCAGGCTGGCGATCTGGCGCGTGTTCTCGACTCGCTGTGTTTAGCGGCATCAACGTAGACCGAAGAATGCGGCAAATTTACACAGAAACAACGCTGTATCTGTGTCACCTATCGCAACACAATCGACTGTCGATCATGCGTGTGCGGCACTTACGCTACGCGCAATAATTGCCACATCCGGTTACGTGCAAAACCGGGTAGCATTTACTTTGTCAACGCCGTAAACCGTCCTTGATTTTGTTGGTTGGCACCGGTGGTTGACAGAGGTTTGTCATAACTTCAATTCGTCGGAGAACGTGATCAATGTCACATACTGACCCCAAACCCGGGCGCATACTCCGACCCGTAGTTGACAAAGGCTCACCCGTTGAAAGGCGGGGTCGCAAAGCCTCCGGTCTAAGGGATTTTATACGTTTGAGTCCTACGATAGCGGGGTTACCAAGGATGAACTTACCGCGTTATCGCGCTGTGAGTGTGGTATCAAAAGACAAAGAAACACAACAAGATAGGTGCATTGTGTGTCATTTGGTCCATCCGCTGCGACAGAGTCATTTGATCAGTTGTTAAACGCTATTACTGAGATCAAATGATCATGCACCCTTCGAATGTGTTCGCCCGCTTTCTGCTGTTCGCTTCTGCGCTTTTTGCCTGCTTTTCGTACGCTGATCTGGCCAGTGACCTGACGCCCGGCCAGTGGTACGAAATTCCAAATTCTCGTATGGATTCTGTGGATCCGTGCCCCAGCAATAATTGCAATTACTCCGGTGTTCTGGGCTTTACCGCTATGATGGACGCGTGGAATGGTGGTGTGTTTGATACCGTTCAAAATCGCCTGATTATTTGGGGCGGTGGCCACCAAGATTATTACGGTAACGACATGTACGGCTTTGACCTCGATACCGAATCGTGGGAAATGATCATGCCGCCATCACCGTATTCGGCGACGTCATCGCATGAGTCGGCTGGGCAATATCCAGACGGACGCCCGGTTTCGAGGCACACCTATAACGCGTTGGTGTTTGTCGAATCACAAAACATGTTTTTGTCCACCGCATCCTATGCCAAGAGTCCGGGCGGATCGAGTGGCGACTCAAAAGTGTGGCGCCTCGATTTCGATAACAGCAATCTCGAGTGGACCCGCGGGGCAGACGGCGACAACAATGGCGCGATGGTAGTCGGCTACTCTGCCTACAACCGCGTCACGGACACGGTGTATTACCATCGGTCTTTAGGTGGCCGGTTGTACAAATACGATCCGGCGGCGAATACACACAGTTATCTGGCGTCTAAAGCGCTCCATATCTATGCCACGGCCGCGATTGACACGTCGCGTAATCGCATGCTGGTGTTGGGTGGATCAGGTCAGCAAGCGTTTTATTGGAATCTCAATAGTTCGTCACCGAGCAACCATAACTTGTTGAGTAATTCGACATTTACCGGTAGCGGCGGACTGGAGCTGGCTAACTCCAGTCAAATGGGCCTTGATTACGATCCGATTAACGATAACTACATCGCCTGGACAGGTGGTAAAACCGTCTACATCATTGATGCTGAGACCATGGAGGTCGACAAAATTACCCCACCGGGTGCAACGTCACCGGGTGCGAAAAACAGTAACGGGACGTTTGGTCGTTTCCGCTATGCGCCGTCCATTGGCGCGTTTGTATTGGTCAACAAGACCGATCGCAACGTGTTTGTGTATAAGCCAACCGGTGGCGGCGCGCCACCACCACAAGTGCCCACAGTGAATCTCAACGCCAGCGCAACGACAGTGGACGCGGGCAGCAATGTCACGTTGTCTTGGTCGAGCAGCAACGCCTCTAATTGCGTCGCCTCTGGAGACTGGTCAGGGAATAAAACTCTATCGGGCAGCCAGACGGTCAGTAATCTTCAAGCGGACAGCACGTTTGTGCTGACGTGCTCCGGCGCGGGTGGTGATGCATCGGATACCGCTGTGGTGTCTGTCAACGATGATGCCACGCCACCGCCGCCGCCAGGCGGATCGGACTGGTCGTCGCGCTCAACAGCGGCTGGTGTGCTAATGGCCACGCGCTTTGATACATCGGGTGACGTGCACAATTGGAAGCATCTCGATAACTCGCAAGGGAATGTTAAGTGGGAAACAGGCAATGTCGCGTCAGGCAACGGTGCACTGCGCATGGACATTCTCAAAACCGATGGCGCGGCGTCCGGCAGCTGGCGACGTTGGCTATCGGCCGATCAACGTGAGTTCGTTGAAGGCGATGAGTTTTACGTGTCGTATCGACAGTATTTTCCTGCGTATTACGCCACGCACGTGTTCAATGGTGGCGGCGGATGGAAGCAGTCGATTATCAGTCGCAACGCGTACGAGATGAATGGCGTTAGCCAGGATTGTCAAACTAACGAATGTGGCTCGAATCAGCTTAATGAAATCGTTCTGCATAACAATCGCTATCGCGGTTTTCCGCAGGCGTACCATCGAAATTCGAACGGTGCGTATCCGAGTATGGAGGTGTCGGCAAACACCGCGTGCTCGTCGACAGACTTTCGACATCAAAATGCGGTTGACCGTGGACCGCAGAGCGTGGGCAATGCGTGCGAAAATGATCGCGCTCGATACGGTGGTCTCTATTCTTATGGGTCGAGTACCGGGTCTCCTGATCCGTTGACCGGCGCATTTATTTACCACCCGAATGAGTGGATAACGTTCAAGGTTTACGTAAAGCTCGGTAGTCAAGGCACGAACACGGGTAATACGCATGTCAAGATTTGGGCGGCTCGTGAAGGTCAGGATTGGGATCTGATCATCGATCGTAATAACATCGATTTAGGTAACGGACCCGCCCATAACGCGCTGTGGCTATTGCCTTACGATACGGGTAAGCAGCCTGATTCGAATCGACAGGACACCTACACACTCTACGACGAAGTGATCGTTTCACTCAACGATATCCAGGCGCCAGGCACCAGCGGCGACGTGCCGCCGACGGTGCAGCTTACGGCAAGTTCTCCCTCAGTGTTAGCGGGTGGTTCGGTGCAGCTTAGCTGGACGTCAAATGATGCCGACAGCTGTGCGGCAAGCGGCGATTGGAGCGGTAGTAAGGCGACAAGCGGCAGCGAATCGATCGGACCGATCTCCGGTGACAGTACGTTTGTTCTGTCCTGTACAAACGCCAACGGCACGCGTAGCGACGAGGTCGCGGTGACCATTGAAGAGGCGCTTAGTTATACCATTTCGCAAAGCTCCTCGGCGAGTCATGACGATTCGTTTGCGCTCGACGGCGCGACGGTGTCCGGCCCATTATTTGCGTACCTAACACCCGAAACAAATGTCGATATTGTTCGATTTTTTCTCGACAATACGAATGCAAGCGGCTCGCCTGATGGCATCGAGTACGTCGCACCGTATGATTTTTTATTTAGCGGCACGCAAGGGTTTGATACGACGAGTCTCCAAAACGGAACGCATTCGCTCACCGCCGAGGTAGTACTGCAAAACGGCACAACGCAGCTCACAACCGTATATTTTGATGTTCAGAACCAGGTCATCGTGCCTGGGCCGGAGGTAACCTTTAGCGCTGACCCGGTCGGTATCGATTACAACGGATTCACAACGTTAAGTTGGCAATCCACGTCCGCCGATTCGTGCGTGGCCAGTGGCGCGTGGGCCGGGGCTAGGCCCGTCAACGGCAGTGAGTCGATTGGGCCGTTACAAAGCAACCAGACGTTTTTTTTGAGCTGCTCTGGGGCGGGCGGAACCGAGAGTCGTAGTGTAACGGTGCTTGTCGCGCCACCAGAGCCCCCACAATTAACGTTAAATGCCTCGCCTACGTCAATTGATTACAACGGGTCGACAACGCTCGTCTGGAGCGCGCTGAATGCGTCGACCTGTTCGGCCTCCGGAAACTGGTCTGGGAGCCGTCCGATCAGTGGTAGCGAGACAGTGGGCGGGCTTCAATCAGATGCCAGTTTTACCCTATCGTGCACCGGTCCCGGCGGCACCATTCAACGCACCGCGACCGTCGATGTAGCACCCGTTCCGGCGCCCTCGGTCGCGTTGATCGCGTCCCCGAATTCAGTGGATTTTGATGGCGCCACGACCCTCAGTTGGACAACCAGCAATGCCCAATCGTGTGTTGCTGCCGGCGGTTGGTCAGGCAGTCAGCCGTTAAACGGCTCCACTACGATTGGTCCACTGCAGGCGACAACCGCGTTTACACTCACGTGTACGGGCCTAGGCGGTTCCGGTAGCGACAGCACCACCGTGGCGGTTGGTGTCGCGCCGTCGCCGACACTTAGTTTCAGCGTGTCTCCGTCGAGCGTGGCGTTTAACGGAAGCTCGGTGGCCAGTTGGAGCACCACTCACGTTACGGCATGTACCGCGTCGGGTGATTGGGCCGGGGCGCGTGGCCCGTCGGGGCAGCAATCGTTTGGCCAGCTTCAAAGCAATCAGACCTTAACGTTGTCGTGCACCGGACCGGGGGGCAGTGTCAGCGATACCAAGGTGATCAGTGTCGCCGCCGCACAGCTCCCGAACATCGACTTGTCTGCGACGCCAGGATCGGTCGCCTTTAATGGGGCGGCGCAGATCACGTGGAGTGTCGACAACGCAACATCGTGTATCGCGTCTGGTGCGTGGACGGGTGGACGCGCTTTGTCAGGCAGTGAAACGGTGGGCCCACTTCAGCAAGACAGTAGTTTTATATTGACCTGTACGGGTGTCGGGGGCACAGCGGCCGATAGCGTGTCGGTGGATGTCACCTCTCCAACACCGACTGTGGCACTGACCGCCGCACCCCTGTCGGTTGCCTTTGGCGACGAGACGAGCCTAAGCTGGATCAGTGAGCACGCGGATAGCTGTATCGCCAGCGGTGCATGGTCTGGCAACGTGGGCACCAGCGGCTTGTCGGTAGCGAGCGGCGCGCTGACCAGCGATAGCACGTTTACCATCACGTGTACTGGAGACGGTGGATCGACCAGTGACTCGGTGAACGTCAATGTGTCGGCGGCCGGCGCGCCCTCAGTCAGTTTTGTTGCGACACCGAGCAGCGTTCAGTCTGGTGAGTCGACGACGTTGAGCTGGAGCTCGACCAACACCGACTCCTGTAGCGCCTCCGGCGATTGGTCGGGCACGCTTGGCACGTCCGGTACCCAATCGGTCGGCCCGCTCACGTCGGACAGTACATTTGTGATCAATTGCAGCGGTGCAGGTGGCGACGCCGGTCAGTCGCTCACGGTTCCCATTTCGGTACCGTCCGCCAGCGTGACGATTTCGGCAAGCCCATCGAGCGTAGACTTCGATGGATCAACCACACTGACCTGGTCGACGCAAAACGCCACAAGCTGTGAGGCGTTCGGTAGCTGGTCGGGCACCAAAGCACTCAATGGCTCGCTGACCGTGTCTAATCTCACAAGCGATCGCTCCTACGCCTTATTCTGTGACGGCGATGGCGGCTCGGGCAGTGATTTGGTGACGGTCAATGTTGGTGATGCACCGTTGCCTTCTGTGTCGCTGAACGCAAGCAGTACGTCGATCGACTACGGCACGTTCGTTACGCTCTCTTGGTCGACGGACAACGCCACGGCATGTGAAGCGTTCGGTGGTTGGACTGGCGCGCGGTCGCTCAGTGGCAGCGAAGTGGTGGGTCCGGTTACGGCCAACAGTGAGTTTGTCTTGGTGTGTTCAGGTGCAGGTGGGCAGAATGACTCGTCGTTATCGGTGGATGTGTTGATTGATACGCCCACCTTGGCGCTCAACGCCGCGCCGACGCTGGTCGATTTCGACGGCACTACGGTTCTTACTTGGAGTTCGACCGGTGCCGATACGTGCGAGGCCTTTGGTGCTTGGTCGGGCGTTAAGCCAACCGCCGGCGCTGAACAGGTTTCCAACTTGATGGACGATGCGGATTTTGTCTTGCTGTGCGATGGTCCGGGCGGTGAAGCAAACGAAACGGTTACGGTTGCGGTCGATCAAGCGCCGGTACCGCACATCGATTTGTTTGCGTCCCCGGAGTCCATCGCATTTGGTGATTCGGTGACGCTGAGCTGGTCGACCGACAATGCCACGAGTTGCGAGGCGTTTGGTGGATGGTCAGGTGATCAACCGCTCGACGGTAGTTTGGTGGTGACCGATTTGCAAAGCGACACCAACTTCACGTTGCTATGCACGGGACCCGGTGGCGATCATGTGGAAACGCGTAACGTGACAGTGAGCGACGCGCCAGCACCCAATATCAACTTGAATTTAGAGCCTGGTTTCATTCCATATGGTGGCTCCGCGCAATTGAGCTGGTCAGTGGAAAGCGCCGACAGTTGTGTGGCGTCCGGCGACTGGAGCGGCGACAAGCCGATGTCGGGCACCGAAACCATCAATAACCTGTTTAATTCGGCGAACTTTAGTTTG
Proteins encoded in this window:
- a CDS encoding glycosyltransferase yields the protein MKRVLLIAFHYPPVKGSSGLQRTLRYSAYLQQYGWHPEVLTVHPMAYADTGDDELGDIPEHVAVHRAWALNTRKHLSLFGRYPGFLAKPDAWMSWQFDGVRTGRKLLKSGRFDAIWSTYPIVTAHRIAYTLASEFTIPWVADFRDLMACEDWPLDAQERDALLAFQSKVVARANRCVLTTPGATRHYAALHPDEPEKKFVCLPNGYDESSFRDVTAAKADKTNRIVLLHAGILYPSERDPRPFFEALASMKQQQKISHENFCVRLRATGHDAHYTPMLAQYGIQDLVELAPPLPYKQVLNEMIASTGLLIFQAANCNEQIPAKLYEYFRAGRPIVALTDAHGDTAATIREENAGVIAQIDDAREIEAALDRFIADAQNGALSVMPPDRVTHYSREHQAGDLARVLDSLCLAAST
- a CDS encoding choice-of-anchor U domain-containing protein: MIMHPSNVFARFLLFASALFACFSYADLASDLTPGQWYEIPNSRMDSVDPCPSNNCNYSGVLGFTAMMDAWNGGVFDTVQNRLIIWGGGHQDYYGNDMYGFDLDTESWEMIMPPSPYSATSSHESAGQYPDGRPVSRHTYNALVFVESQNMFLSTASYAKSPGGSSGDSKVWRLDFDNSNLEWTRGADGDNNGAMVVGYSAYNRVTDTVYYHRSLGGRLYKYDPAANTHSYLASKALHIYATAAIDTSRNRMLVLGGSGQQAFYWNLNSSSPSNHNLLSNSTFTGSGGLELANSSQMGLDYDPINDNYIAWTGGKTVYIIDAETMEVDKITPPGATSPGAKNSNGTFGRFRYAPSIGAFVLVNKTDRNVFVYKPTGGGAPPPQVPTVNLNASATTVDAGSNVTLSWSSSNASNCVASGDWSGNKTLSGSQTVSNLQADSTFVLTCSGAGGDASDTAVVSVNDDATPPPPPGGSDWSSRSTAAGVLMATRFDTSGDVHNWKHLDNSQGNVKWETGNVASGNGALRMDILKTDGAASGSWRRWLSADQREFVEGDEFYVSYRQYFPAYYATHVFNGGGGWKQSIISRNAYEMNGVSQDCQTNECGSNQLNEIVLHNNRYRGFPQAYHRNSNGAYPSMEVSANTACSSTDFRHQNAVDRGPQSVGNACENDRARYGGLYSYGSSTGSPDPLTGAFIYHPNEWITFKVYVKLGSQGTNTGNTHVKIWAAREGQDWDLIIDRNNIDLGNGPAHNALWLLPYDTGKQPDSNRQDTYTLYDEVIVSLNDIQAPGTSGDVPPTVQLTASSPSVLAGGSVQLSWTSNDADSCAASGDWSGSKATSGSESIGPISGDSTFVLSCTNANGTRSDEVAVTIEEALSYTISQSSSASHDDSFALDGATVSGPLFAYLTPETNVDIVRFFLDNTNASGSPDGIEYVAPYDFLFSGTQGFDTTSLQNGTHSLTAEVVLQNGTTQLTTVYFDVQNQVIVPGPEVTFSADPVGIDYNGFTTLSWQSTSADSCVASGAWAGARPVNGSESIGPLQSNQTFFLSCSGAGGTESRSVTVLVAPPEPPQLTLNASPTSIDYNGSTTLVWSALNASTCSASGNWSGSRPISGSETVGGLQSDASFTLSCTGPGGTIQRTATVDVAPVPAPSVALIASPNSVDFDGATTLSWTTSNAQSCVAAGGWSGSQPLNGSTTIGPLQATTAFTLTCTGLGGSGSDSTTVAVGVAPSPTLSFSVSPSSVAFNGSSVASWSTTHVTACTASGDWAGARGPSGQQSFGQLQSNQTLTLSCTGPGGSVSDTKVISVAAAQLPNIDLSATPGSVAFNGAAQITWSVDNATSCIASGAWTGGRALSGSETVGPLQQDSSFILTCTGVGGTAADSVSVDVTSPTPTVALTAAPLSVAFGDETSLSWISEHADSCIASGAWSGNVGTSGLSVASGALTSDSTFTITCTGDGGSTSDSVNVNVSAAGAPSVSFVATPSSVQSGESTTLSWSSTNTDSCSASGDWSGTLGTSGTQSVGPLTSDSTFVINCSGAGGDAGQSLTVPISVPSASVTISASPSSVDFDGSTTLTWSTQNATSCEAFGSWSGTKALNGSLTVSNLTSDRSYALFCDGDGGSGSDLVTVNVGDAPLPSVSLNASSTSIDYGTFVTLSWSTDNATACEAFGGWTGARSLSGSEVVGPVTANSEFVLVCSGAGGQNDSSLSVDVLIDTPTLALNAAPTLVDFDGTTVLTWSSTGADTCEAFGAWSGVKPTAGAEQVSNLMDDADFVLLCDGPGGEANETVTVAVDQAPVPHIDLFASPESIAFGDSVTLSWSTDNATSCEAFGGWSGDQPLDGSLVVTDLQSDTNFTLLCTGPGGDHVETRNVTVSDAPAPNINLNLEPGFIPYGGSAQLSWSVESADSCVASGDWSGDKPMSGTETINNLFNSANFSLTCSGIGGGASVSVSADVAALADMPLQDFENDLMNTDPVGWFDTGPNFTQGASQASFRVQSVGGTQALALTAFEGENLHSHYVLNNAFTWQDYRYSGRIRIDNYEDKAGVTFLSQMPLSPHYYRLGVDETGTTFVLSSHGTGLACVGDLDTGVEVEPGNWYRFAIEAESSGDRTILRSRVWVDEQTEPTLWQATCEDVGAARLNKGTIGVWASIQGTTGDGAWDELLVSPLSAPPVQPPSLAFSAASATVSTLSRTTLYWDADNADSCVASGDWVGPRSTVGSEQTDALTSDSTYTLTCTGPGGSVTRSVVVAVGESTLPAISLSADPVSPNTGDTVTVSWTATDAAICTASGDWFGARDVSGAQVFENIEKDLSLTLECIGAGGTMSDTLNIVLADVIRDPELEFAVSPLGLGIDGTAVLTWQSEHTLECAASGSWSGTLSTGGFRLVGPVDVAETYTIICSGRGGDISDTIEISYVDGDADGMPDIWENALFGSLQNNGLGDFDGDGLTDQEEYLAGTNPMMVDTDNDGQSDGAEVEFGSNPRDANDNFENAAPERPMLEPENGAALSELVLDPVNGYEDVDGSALGYAEWELALDDQFLSVVMHRLVPGATAIVVPTGVMDPGVTYFVRTRHFDNTDIPSAWSETVSMTAATEFPNDADGDGINDEYQVPAGADTNANGTPDELEGICNLYDAQGRNVIGLTTNSGTIRCYTSVPNSSMDLGKLSSDAELPLGMFTFRIEGLIIDPNAPTEVFVSVWLPENYDPSSGWQKYDEATGELVDYSDFVTFNGNRATVRLVDGGLGDQDGIVNGIIVDPSGPMVMTEQAPAPLPAPTPPPPSPVTPPAAGGDSGGGGAVHWFMPLLLFSAARRRFANTPTA